The Archangium primigenium genomic interval CGGCTCTTGCGCGCGCGGCTGGGGGTCTTCTTGCGCGCGGCGGTCTTCTTCCGGGCGCCCGTCTTCTTCGCGGCGGTCTTCTTGCGCGCCGTCTTGCCCCAGCCCCGCTCCATGTTCTTGTAGGCCTTCTTGCCCACCGTGGACTTGCGCTTGGGGCGCGAGGTGCCCGCCTTCTTGCGGCGGTTGATGTTGGCCACGAGGCTGTTCTTGCGTGCTGCCATGAGGGTGTCCTTCCGCGTTCAGGAGCGCTTGCGGGCGCTCGTCCGTTTCGTCGTGGCGCGCTTCTTGGCCGGCGCGCGCTTGGCCGCGGCGCGTTTGGCGGCCTGGCTGCGCTTGACGCTCTTGCTCTTGCGCGTGGCGGCGGCCTTCTTCGCCGCCTGGGAGCGCTGGGCCGGGGTGCGCTTGCCCAGGCTGACGCGCCCGCCGCGGCGGGAGGCCTGGTGCGTCTCCGGCTTGCCGTAGCCCGAGCCCCCCGGCTTCTCGCCGCCGTGGGACTCGGCGTTCACGGTGGCCCAGGCCCGGGCCGCCGCCTCCTTGGGGCTCGTGCCACGCTTCACGTAGCCCTCCTCGATGTGCTCGGCCTTGCGCTTCTGTTTGTCGGTGTACTTGCTCTTGTCTCCACGGGGCATCGTGCACTCCTCCTCTAGAGGGCAAGGTGTGTCCGCCTGCCCGGGATGCAAAGGGGAGGGGCCCCCGGGTCAGGTGCGCACCGCCCCGAAGCGACCCGAGAGCGACGCGAGCACCGCGAGCAGCTCCACGGGCTCCACCGGTTTGGGCACGTGGCTGTGGAAGCCCGCGAGCAGCACCCGGGTCCGATCCTCCACGCGCGCGTAGGCGGTGAGCGCCACGGCTGGCGTGCGCCCTCCTTCCGTGGGCGGCAGCGCGCGCACCCGGGCGATGAGCGAGTAGCCGTCCTCCCCCGGCATGCCGATGTCCGACACGAGCACGTCCGGGCGCTCCTCGCGCAGGCGCGCCAGGCACTCGTCCACGGACGCGGTGGTGATGACCCGCGCGTTGCACCCCTCCAGGAGCGTGCGGAGCAGCTCGCGCGTGTCCTGCTCGTCGTCCAGGATGAGCACCCGCAGGCCGCTGAGCTCCGGGGGACACTGGATGCCCTGATGGGCGTTGCGCAGGGAAGCGGGCACGGCCACCTCCCGTCGCAGCGCCACGGACAGGGGCAGCCGCACCGTCACGGTGGTGCCCTTGCCCACGCCCTCGCTGAAGGCGCTCACGATTCCCCCGTGCATCTCCACCAGTTGCTTCACGATGGACAGGCCCAGCCCGAGCCCTCCCGCCCGGCGCGTGAGCGTGCCCTCGGCCTGGCGGAAGCGCTCGAAGAGGTGGGGCAGGAATTCCTGGGAGATGCCCGGGCCGGTGTCCGCCACCGTGATTTCCACCGACGAGTCGCGCCGCTCGACGAACACCTGCACCCGCCCGCCCTTGGGGGTGAACTTCACGGCGTTGGACAGGAGGTTCCACACCACCTGCTGCAGCCGGTGCGCGTCCCCCATCACGTTGCCCGTGGAGTCCAGGGCCGTCTGGATGCGCAGGCCCTTGGCGTCCGCCGCGGGCCGCACCGACTCGAGCGCCTGCTCCACCACGGCGCTCACCTCTACCGGCTCCACGTCCAGCTTGAGCTTGCCGGACATGATGCGGCTCACGTCGAGCAGGTCCTCGATGAGCTGGCCCTGGGCCCGGGCGTTGCGCTCGATGGTCTCCAGCGCCCGGGCGTGCTTCTCCGGGGGGAGGTTGCCATTGCGCAGCACCTGCACCCAGCCGAGCATGGCCGTGAGCGGCGTGCGCAACTCGTGGCTCACCGTGGCGAGGAACTCGTCCTTGAGCCGGTTGGCCTCCTCGGCCTCCTGGCGCGACGCCTTCTCGCTGGCCAGCAGCCGCTCGCGCTCGTGCTCGTCACGCGCGCGCCGCGCCCCCTGGCCCTCCGCGCCCAGCGCCTGGGCGAGCCCCGAGGTGATGAACCGGGTGAGCACC includes:
- a CDS encoding plasmid stabilization protein yields the protein MPRGDKSKYTDKQKRKAEHIEEGYVKRGTSPKEAAARAWATVNAESHGGEKPGGSGYGKPETHQASRRGGRVSLGKRTPAQRSQAAKKAAATRKSKSVKRSQAAKRAAAKRAPAKKRATTKRTSARKRS
- a CDS encoding ATP-binding protein, producing the protein MSALAHLLTIRREELLRRWSEALRGRSPALDTAPPPPLAELLTALARAVGERASPGPAPSPPWSPEALDPESLVHLYDALGETVSAMLQEMGATPSPGDLRVLTRFITSGLAQALGAEGQGARRARDEHERERLLASEKASRQEAEEANRLKDEFLATVSHELRTPLTAMLGWVQVLRNGNLPPEKHARALETIERNARAQGQLIEDLLDVSRIMSGKLKLDVEPVEVSAVVEQALESVRPAADAKGLRIQTALDSTGNVMGDAHRLQQVVWNLLSNAVKFTPKGGRVQVFVERRDSSVEITVADTGPGISQEFLPHLFERFRQAEGTLTRRAGGLGLGLSIVKQLVEMHGGIVSAFSEGVGKGTTVTVRLPLSVALRREVAVPASLRNAHQGIQCPPELSGLRVLILDDEQDTRELLRTLLEGCNARVITTASVDECLARLREERPDVLVSDIGMPGEDGYSLIARVRALPPTEGGRTPAVALTAYARVEDRTRVLLAGFHSHVPKPVEPVELLAVLASLSGRFGAVRT